The genomic DNA GGCGCATGATGATGCGCGTCATCTCGTCGGAAATCGGCATTACCTGATATAGCCCGACGCGTCCCTTGTAACCGGTGTTTTTGCAGATATCGCAGCCGACCTGGTGATAGGGCTCCCAGCTTCCATCGACGTCTTCTTCGGTAAAACCGGCGGCGAGCAACGCCTCGATCGGGATATCGGCCGGGCGTTTGCAACTGCACAGGCGCCGCGCCAGCCGTTGCGCCGTGATCATCAGCACCGACGACGCGATATTGAATGGCGCAATTCCCATGTTCATCAGCCGCGTCAACGTGCTGGGCGCATCGTTGGTATGCAGGGTCGACAGTACCAGGTGACCGGTCTGCGCGGCTTTGATCGCGATTTCGGCGGTTTCCAGATCGCGAATTTCGCCGACCATTATGACGTCCGGATCCTGACGTAGAAAAGCGCGTAGCGCCGCTGAAAAAGTCAATCCGGCCTTGTCGTTGACGTTCACTTGATTGACGCCCGGCAGATTGATTTCGGACGGATCTTCGGCAGTCGAAATATTGGTGCCCGGCTTGTTCAGAATGTTCAGACAGGTGTACAGCGAGACCGTCTTGCCGCTGCCAGTCGGGCCGGTAACCAGGATCATTCCGTAGGGCCTGGCGATGGCATTCATCAATAATTGTTTTTGATCCGGGTCGTAACCCAGCGCATCGATACCGAGTTGGGCGCTCGACGGATCGAGAATCCGCATGACGATTTTCTCGCCGAACAGCGTCGGCAGCGAACTCACCCGAAAATCGATTGCCCGCGATTTCGACATCACCAACTTGGTCCTGCCGTCCTGCGGCACGCGTTTTTCGGAGATGTCCATCTTGGATATCACCTTGATGCGCGAAGCGATTTTTTCCTTGATCGCGAGCGGCGGCTGCGAAATCTCGTAGAGGACGCCATCCATGCGGTAGCGAATCCGGAAGAATTTTTCGTACGGCTCGAAGTGAATATCGGAAACGTTGGAATTGATTGCGTCGAGCAGGATCTTTTGCAGGTACTTTACGACCGGCGCATCGTCGACATCGGCGCTATCGTCCGCCGTGGCTTGCGCCTCGGCATCAGCGAATTCGAGCGTCACGTCGTCGCCGACCAGATCGGTCAGGTTGACATCGCTGGTTTCGACAGTCTTGTGAATCAAAGCCGAGAGTTTGTCGTCTTCTACGACGATCGGATCGATGATGAGGCCGGTCTGAAACTTGATGTCCTCGAGTGCGGTCCGATTGCTGGGATCGGATACGCCGAGGAAAAGACGATTGCCTCGCTTGTATAAGGGCAATACGCGCCGCGTCTGCATGACCTTGCTATCGATCAGCTTCTTCGGCAGGTGATCGGGGTCGAATGCATTCAGATCGAATAACGGGAAACCGAATGTGTAAGCGGCGAATTCCGCGAGTTCGCGCGCATTCATCTTTTTGCTCAGGAGCAGTTGCTCGGCAAAGCTCAGTTGCGCGGAAGCCGCCTGCGACTGCAGCGTTTCGGCTTCGAGCTCGCGCAGTTTGCCCTTTTGCACGAGAGCCCGACCCAAACCGGTTAAATTACTTTGCAAAGTTGCTGCAACCATATTGAATTGCCGTGATATTTGACTTGCGGAATAATGCACGTACGGCGTCTGTTTGTAAAGATACCGTCGGTCGGAAGGGGGTGTAGGCCAAGGCGCAAGGCGCGCCCGCAGGATGTTACCGCTGCAGAATGACTTCGAGGACGAGGCGACTGCCGATGTAAGCAAGCACCAGTGTGATGAATCCGGCAAGTGTCCAGCGCACCGCCGTACTCCCGCGCCATCCGTAGAATCTTCGTCCGCTCAGGAGCAGCGCGAAAATCAGCCACGACAACAGCGCGAAAACAGTCTTGTGGGTCAACGGCAGCGGTTTTCCGAACAGGTTTTCGGAAAAAATGAAACCGCTGACCAAGGTCAGCGTCAGCAGCGCGAATCCCGCTGCGATGATTCGAAACAGCAGTTTCTCCATAGTCAGCAGCGGGGGCAGTCCGTGCAGTATCGGCGGCATTGCGCCGCTATGCAGCCGTCGCTCGAGCATGGTCATCAAAATGACATGCAACGAAGCGATCGTGAACAGGCTATAGGCGAGCAGGCCGATCAGCAGATGCGCGCGGAACGCCGGCGAAGCCGTATTTTCGAGCGGATGCAGCGCGGGGAAGGCCGCAGGCGCCGCAGCGCAAAACGCCGCGATCGGGATGACCAGCGTTTGCAAACCTCGCAGGTTGTAAAAAAAATTGCCGAGCCAGTAGATCAGCACCGTAAGCCAGAGGATTGCGGAAATAGCGACACCAACACCGAGGTGCAGGCCGCCGTCCGCGAACAGCAGTCGATACAACAACGCGGTATGGAGGGCGAGTGGAACAAAAACAGCGAGCTGATCGAGCCAATTGCTGCGCTGCCGGGAATCATTGCTGTGCGTATCAGCAGCGATCGGTAGCGGTCCACCGAGCGCGGCGCCTGCTTGCGGACGCCAGGCGCCGCGCCAGAAGTGAATAGCGAGCACCGCATACAGCAGTGCATTGATGAGATAAGGTAAAATGCCGGACATCGGTATCGGTTTTCGCGTTTCAGTCTACACCATCTTGCGTCGGCGAATCTTGTCCCCCTGGCGCATCCAGCGGAGTTTCCATGTTCGAGAATCTGTCGCAACGCCTGTCCGGCGTCATCAAGAATTTGCGTGGTCAGGCGCGCCTGAGCGAAGAGAATATTCAGGACGCCCTGCGCGAAGTCCGGAT from Burkholderiales bacterium includes the following:
- the pilB gene encoding type IV-A pilus assembly ATPase PilB — encoded protein: MVAATLQSNLTGLGRALVQKGKLRELEAETLQSQAASAQLSFAEQLLLSKKMNARELAEFAAYTFGFPLFDLNAFDPDHLPKKLIDSKVMQTRRVLPLYKRGNRLFLGVSDPSNRTALEDIKFQTGLIIDPIVVEDDKLSALIHKTVETSDVNLTDLVGDDVTLEFADAEAQATADDSADVDDAPVVKYLQKILLDAINSNVSDIHFEPYEKFFRIRYRMDGVLYEISQPPLAIKEKIASRIKVISKMDISEKRVPQDGRTKLVMSKSRAIDFRVSSLPTLFGEKIVMRILDPSSAQLGIDALGYDPDQKQLLMNAIARPYGMILVTGPTGSGKTVSLYTCLNILNKPGTNISTAEDPSEINLPGVNQVNVNDKAGLTFSAALRAFLRQDPDVIMVGEIRDLETAEIAIKAAQTGHLVLSTLHTNDAPSTLTRLMNMGIAPFNIASSVLMITAQRLARRLCSCKRPADIPIEALLAAGFTEEDVDGSWEPYHQVGCDICKNTGYKGRVGLYQVMPISDEMTRIIMRQGNAIDIADQAKRDGISDLRRAGLLKVKLGMTSLEEVEAVTNE
- the ccsA gene encoding cytochrome c biogenesis protein CcsA, which gives rise to MSGILPYLINALLYAVLAIHFWRGAWRPQAGAALGGPLPIAADTHSNDSRQRSNWLDQLAVFVPLALHTALLYRLLFADGGLHLGVGVAISAILWLTVLIYWLGNFFYNLRGLQTLVIPIAAFCAAAPAAFPALHPLENTASPAFRAHLLIGLLAYSLFTIASLHVILMTMLERRLHSGAMPPILHGLPPLLTMEKLLFRIIAAGFALLTLTLVSGFIFSENLFGKPLPLTHKTVFALLSWLIFALLLSGRRFYGWRGSTAVRWTLAGFITLVLAYIGSRLVLEVILQR